aataatctacaaaatgtatttcttacAAATCTTATAAACCTTATaaaccttaaaatattaaacctttattaaaaattaaaaccttaattaaaaattaaaaccttTTAAGAActcttgtaaataaaatttataacttgtttTAAGAACTCTTTAGAACAGTTTAATCGAAGCGACCAAacagtggaaaaaaaaacaaatgtcgcacctaaatttaattaaaatacaacacatacatttttataataaaaaaaaagatgctacaaacgattattttttgttgtgcCCTTTCAAGTTAGAACTACTAGTAAAGGAATTCTATTTCTCAAAACTGACTCTCATACCAATACATACATGTGATACATACATCTGATTCTTTCATTCAGCAGTCCAGCTATTCAACGTCATAGTCTGCCTGTCTGCTTTCTTGAGTGAACACTGCAAGGCGACAATCGGGTGCTGGTAACCATAATAACATTCCTCTtcaaattgatgaaaaaaattgtcctttttttataacattgttCTTGTATATTACTAATTATCTTGAGTGAAGTATTAGGAATTTATCCAATATCGTCTTGTACTGTATTAAGATTCCACTGTTGAAGGTGAATATTTTCATATCGTAGTTTCCTGTTATTACTGCAGTCacacaattttgaaatttcctCTCATTTAGAGCtgaataatatacattttctgaCAGGGCTTctgcaacaaaataaaaaattttatttatcaaaaaaccatattaaacaattttgaacAATCTCACATAGCACAAAACATCCTGAAAATATCTTAAAGATATCCCCAAGATGTGTTGTGCTATCTGGAAATGTTAGGACTCTATCAAATAGTAAtgttaaatcttaatataaaatgccTCACATAATTTTGTGTGACGTATCGTTCTAACAGCTCCAACTACTTGTTTGAATTAGAGTTAGATTCAGCCACAGAAATTATCACATCACCCACATCTCCAATATCACATGTACTTGCTGAATTAAAACTTGTACTTTGAGAATGTTCAGAGATTAATGCAGATTCAATAAAAGAATggaaaaattctgaaaaaatagtaatacattaaaaattaataagattcttaataataaaaatcaaattttataaaaagggATTAATGAGTCAATGCTAGATGTTcgtgcaaatatatatttaccaaataaactttatttaaataacaaaataaaattatttgctaaatatatatttgtacgaACATCTAGCATTGACTCATTAGCccttttttatagaaatttgtaatatatgtttaaattagaattatttgaaGAAGTAGAATCAACGTGaagtgcaataaaaatatcgatatgaAAACTTGGtgttatatagaaatatatctattacagattattaaaactttaattcttaatcttagctatttgaaattattaataaaaaatgtcggAAAAAATTTACTCACCACACGTCACATGGAAGAAACCGACTCGCCAGAATCTTGCACTCTAGCTGCAAAACAAGACAGGCAAGATTTGAACCACGAGGATACCCACGAGAACTTGTAACTCGGATTCGACAATGgaagaacaataaaaaatggatgcGAAGAGCGTCGCTTGGTTAACAACACTTGAAGTAATTTGATACCAATGTCTATTAAGCCTGTATCAGACTACGCATTGAAGATTGAGATTGAAGTTTGACCAATCAGaacaaaaaacttttagtttcttttgtttcgtttggttaaatttcaatctttaatcttcaatGTGTAGTCTGATATGGGCTTAACTGGATATGAAATACACTAGCACTCGCGGCACAGAGACTTGTGACCAATAGAACATCGGAAAATCTATAGTTCATGTCACGTACACTATAGATTTTCAGCACTTTAATGCGCATCATGCATGAAACGGAACGCATCCTATACAACATAACTGGAATACCATAGCTTAATGGCCCAGATGCCGCTGCTCTCTCTTTTCACTTTTACTAGTGGGTTTCTGAGTTGCCTTGTATGCTTCTTCTATCTTTTCGCTTCCGGTTCTGCGCGAAATTGTATTCTACTTATTTATAATGGTAAGATTTCATCGAAATTTACACGCGAAATCTCGTTGAAATGTACAAGCTGTCCATTACCGAGCAAATATTATTGTCTTCGAGTAATTCttgtcaaatttatttgatagcAAAAAGTTAATTTCACGTGACTAAATAGAGAATCTAACCTTAGAAAGAGGTTATGTTTTGGAGGCAGTTTTATGTGTATTCCCtgatctataaaattattaaagttatttaggatagatattgtaatattgcttgaaatttttaataggcCAAGCGCACGAAGAAGGTTGGAATTACTGGTAAATATGGAACCCGTTATGGCGCGTCCCTTAGAAAAATGGTTAAGAAGATGGAAATCACACAACACAGCAAGTACACTTGCTCATTTTGTGGCaaggtaaataattttttcatccTATTATCTTATAAGTATTATAAGGACTGAAAAGAGAAAgtcaatgttttatttgacattttctaaaattgagATGTCAGTGTAATAAATGTGTGCTTTGTATTTCAACATGagtaaaaatttgtacaaatatttggCAAAACGATATATAGTTGAAgtctaagaaaaattaatattgacttGTGTTGCTTTCATTTTTGACAGGAGGCGATGAAACGCAGTGTTGTAGGAATCTGGTCATGCAAACGTTGCAAAAGGACAGTTGCTGGTGGTGCATGGGTATATTCTACCACAGCTGCCGCTTCAGTAAGATCAGCAGTGCGGCGATTACGTGAAGTTAAAGAACAgtaaatgtatgtaataaatatcttttgaacaatttactgtgattttatttaataccaatttatttttttaattacttttcatAACTGATACCAATGATACCAATACctgcatatttaatattaataatttaaagcaATTTCTAATAGATTCATGCAActacaatgataaatatataatttcattagAGTAATAaaggaaattatatttattaaactcgtACTACTTGTagtaaaaacatatttttcattattttttattggtcataataattaatcgtaaCAAAAATTGCTTAATGATAGAtcctgaaattattattattgtgtttATTGAACAAGAATCTTTATAAGTGTCGAAATAATACCAACATTTTTGTACGTAATGAAACTAATTGTTTATTCTAACAAgatgttattttattgatcGTGGTTATTTTATAAGGTTGTATAGAATATTCTTATATGATACAATTTGAACAGCTATAAGTAGATTACTTTAAAAACATCTTTCTTTTACTCAAtcttaattacattttgaaaaaaaccaACTAAAATTGGATTCAAATATCGtcaatgtatgtatatttatttttgcaaattttatctactttaaaaatgttttaaatcattATGCTAGTATTATAGAGAGACATGTACTATATAAACTTAATaaagttacaaataattttattgtcttCAAAAGATCGCGCTTACGCAGTTCAGGCTATTACAACAATCGAAACTATTCTTCTTTCGCATCATCATAATAGATTGAACTGTGAAGCTAGACATCATTGTTCGTTGAGCAAATGATTAAAATGGAAATAGATCATTA
This genomic window from Linepithema humile isolate Giens D197 chromosome 5, Lhum_UNIL_v1.0, whole genome shotgun sequence contains:
- the RpL37A gene encoding large ribosomal subunit protein eL43; this encodes MAKRTKKVGITGKYGTRYGASLRKMVKKMEITQHSKYTCSFCGKEAMKRSVVGIWSCKRCKRTVAGGAWVYSTTAAASVRSAVRRLREVKEQ